DNA from Pomacea canaliculata isolate SZHN2017 linkage group LG9, ASM307304v1, whole genome shotgun sequence:
GTTTAATGTTCTCATCTTCGGTAAGTGTTCATAGTTATACTCAGGATGATGACATGTATCAGTTTGTAAACTTCGTCCTTCttcttattatatatatatatttttggaataGTGATACAAGCAGAAAAGATAACATTGGAGGTCAAGAGGTCACCGATAACAGCCTGGCTGTAGTGTATTGATACGATATTGTGTAGCATCACTTACACAGTTGCACACCTCGTACCTGTCACAACCTGGTCATTGTATCAGGCGACTTCACCTCAGCTATCGTCTGTCTGAATCGTATTATCGGAATGTTATTGATAACTGAGACTATGCTTCTTGACCATTGGATGACATTATCAATAACTAGCTTTAGACTTTCCCAGAAAGCAGGCGACCTGCCTACACAGACAAATGTCTAGAGTATTTGCATCTGTGACCACAGCTTGACAAAAGGTAGGCGTGTGGAGGGTTTAACCTTtctcttgctttgttttctgatggtgtaaagtttatttttgacgACTGACACGATGTCACATCAGGGAACTATGCTGAGTACCATAGTCTGTCTACTACCACTGTTTTCACACCTCCAACCTGCGACAGGTGAGACGACAGGTAGGTGAAGTCTTCATGTCTACTAATGTCGCTAATGGCCGCTACACATGTCTGATCTCATCTCACACGAGTTCTGTTTAACATCGGGATCATGTTGAAGGGGTAGAGTAGGTGGAGTCTAGGATAGCTAGCAAGATGTACAACTTGAGAGAGTCCAGAGTCCAGAACAGCCGGACTTTAAGACAGAAGctgctgtaaaatgtttttacaagttTGGAAAATATTTCAATCCGGATTTCTATCTTTACCACAACAGAATGTGTTGAGCGAATATTATTGGGTCAGATTATTCACCCCAGTGAGGTTTTAAGGTTTTTTAACGTTTTGAGGTTTTAATCATTTCTTGGATGCTAAACACACAGGACAATAGTAAGCTGGAGACATGTACCCCTGACCTGGCACGCAGACGATGTAAAACCAAGGAAGTTCAGTTCCCACCTGGCCTGCTTTGGTAATCATCAAGTTACTACAGAGTTATTAAAATCAGCAATGTAAACTATTTCACTTGTGATTCTGAAAACGgcacaaataaaatcatttatgGGTTACACAAACTGACAGTTTGGTTTGAGCATTAACTTCTGCGAGTGTCCTTTAGACAgctgaaatttaaataataataatcatcaatcatcatctatcatcattaatcatcatcaatcctcaatcatcatcatgcatcatccatcatcatcattcatcatcatccatcctcctcctcctcctcctcctcctcatcatcatcatcatcggcagACGGATAGATAGGTGACGGGTTGACGAGAGTGTGAAAGACATTACGgagaaacacagaaagaaatagaaaaatggaggaaaatgcTCCAGGTGTTATATTTACCTGTACATCTGCTACTTCCAGGAGAACTACTCCAGTCTGTTGGAAGTcgaacacaaaaagaaaattacgaTGAAATAGTCTGCACCTTCAACGTGAAGGTCTCCCTCTCCCGCGTGGACTTCGTAGATAAGACAGGTAAGTGGTACTGTCCTTACATAGTTACAGTTACACAAGTGTTGAATGACTGTCTTAGTGTCATCACAGAGTTCATGTCCTGGAGAACAGTTGTGTTGCTGTAGTTATACAATTAATGTTGTGTGCAATATGTTAGTGTCAGTATGTAGTTAACATAGTAGCGAACAATTGTCATTATCAGCTAGTCAAAATAACATATGTTGTTGTCAAATAGCGATGTCAGTCACACAGACATCTACTGTGCGTGGTTGAAGACTTTGATATGTTAGTTGATGACAATGTGGTCCCCTTCAACACTCCGGGACAGGACTGTCTGGAAGGTGTTCAGGTCCTGCGCCCTTCAGTGAATTCAATAGTCACAAGTCTGACTTTCCCTAAACTCTCGATAATTTCCTAAGCTATGTAAACCCCATATTTATTCCAGTTCTACAAAGGTCACACTCAGTGTGCTAAATGAATTCAGACCAGTGGCCTTGACCCTATAAATTTCATTGTTTCTGTGTGCTCCTCCTTTGTTCACTCTTTCATGGAAAGCAGTGCTTCTggtattttttgtttgcctCATTAAAGTAAAATTACACCAGCTAATGAATATTAAATCCAAAAGTATACTTGTATACCTAAGCAAAATTATTCAAACTGCATTATGACTGTGTAAGTaatccctatatatatatagtttcagTATTGTGTATTTATCTCTATATTTTGCCATATTGTCACTATCTCTTCTGAGATTGTTAATGTGTGATGAGATTGTTATGTGTTGTTATTATATAATGTTATGGCTAAAATTCCTCCAAGGCTTATGGCTTATGAATAGTTTCAAATGTTTGAGTCTGACAGGGAAGAACACATTCACCACAAAAGTCATGTACTTCAAACCTGGCATCCCATCATTTGTTCATTGCCACCAGCCATGCCTCCAGCGCATTCCCTTCTTTCCGTTTCATCacagttttatagtttttttctcctccttgaTTTTTCTATCATATTCGACCCCTTCCCTTGTTATTCTGGATAGATGCACGCTTCATGGCAATAGGCAAGCGTTAAGGTCTTTACTAATCCACGGCCTAGTCTTTGGTTTGGTTCTACATCATAGTCCTCACAGAAGCGGATATAAGTAGCAACAGTTCCTGTGAATTAATATGAGTTCATCGTAGTCAGAGGAGCTGTCAAGGAATAGATGCCAGTCCTCAGTCTTGTCATGTGACCACAACATGTCACCACCATCTTTCCACCGCATCCTGTGCCTTACccctcctctagatcctcgcTTTTTCTTACTTCTTCCGTCCCGTGTAGTCCCTGGTTTGTGTACTCTCAGGTACAATGATGTACTCGGTCCAGTCAATGTATAGTGAGTCCTACATAACCAGCAACTATTCAAAATATTCACTCatattaaaagtaaacaaaaagtcaGAGCTTTCCCAACGGGGTTGAACTGGCAAGAGTTGCGTCCCTTTTAAACATATACTCGTGTAAATCAGTTAAATATTTGTCGCTTGTGTCAAAATCCACAGGGTCAGAGGTTTTCGCCATCGTGGACTGTGGCACCTCGTGCAACGTTCTCAGTTCCTACCAAGATGTCCTCCGCATCGTATCTCCAGAGAAAACCATTTCCGGTGACCGTTTTGTCTTTAATGCCTCTCACTCGGACAGAACCAACGGAACGTACACATGTCACGGTATTACTGCGCCCCAGGTGGTTTACCCTACCCCGTCAGGGACTGGTGATGGCGATGGTCATGGTGATGGATATAGCGATGAAAGTCAGATGACATCAGGTTCACCACCAGAGACAGATGAGGTGTCACACAATGCTGGTGAGCGTCTTTTCTTTGTAACTAATTGTCACAATCGTAATGGATGGTTCCTATAGTGCACCAGGGAGTTCATTCCCCTTCCTATTGCCGTCATTAGATAAATATGACATTCGTATATGGGTAAGTATAAAGACAATGGTCTTTAAGTATAAATTccaatagtaaaaaaaaatgataataatcataatatgCACATTTATATGACTTATAAATAACTATTTGTCACCATAAAGAGCCAGAATCAAGATGAACTTTATCTGTCGACATACAAGTGAAGGTAGACCACGTATCACTAGTCAGTTCATTCTGTTTCTGTGTTGCTGTAGGTGGAGGCTCTAACGGACTTCTTGCACTGATTATAATTCCCATCCTGCTGGTACTAGGAGCAGTCTTATTCCTTCACTGGTAAGCCGGCAATACGTGTATCTAGCTTGTCTACTGATTATATTATTatcaactgttttgttttattttatgtggtttatatttattttatctgaagatttattttatcCAATGACAGCTTCATCTAATTTTTGATAGGAACATTAAAAGTACTTTTAGTTCAAGAGTAACCGTCAGCTAAAAATCTTctttacatacaaacacatatatacatataatgctTGCTCGCACTCACTGTCATGCCCACCTTGAAGTACACGTGCACACTAACGCACGATCACGAATAAGGTGTTTGCTACTTTTGCTTCTCATCAGAATCTTCTTATGCAGGTGTGGAGTTATTCAGATTCCTGGTCTGCCGAAAACTAGAGGAGAACCACGTGACCTGAGACATATTCAGGGGAATCGGCTACAGCCTGTCACTGGCTGCTGGGAAAGGACACGTGGTCTTTGGCAATCCACAGGTGAGGACAACGAGGATCCGTTTGAACGCCTGGAGTCAAACCGCGAGCAAGACGAAGAGGCTTGTGTGGAAGCTAAAGAGCTACTAGGTCACAATGAAGAGAAGCTGTCTCTGCACCAGGACAAGAAATCATTTGAAGCTGAGGGTAACGACGGTAGTAAAGAAGAACATCCATTATTGCAGGATGTGTGTAACAACACCAAGCACACTCAAGACGATAATGCTAGTGTCGGAGACAGTCAGACATCACTACAATCATTACACCGGGAGTCAAACAACGATCAAGACGAAGAGGCTTCTCTGGAAGCTGAAGCATTATTAAGTCAGAATGAAGATAAGATGTCTCTGCACCTTGGTGTAGCACCAGGCAAATTGAAGAGTGATCTATCCTATCCCACTGAGGAATCATTTGAAAGCGACAGAAACTACGAGTGTAAAGACAATGAAATGTCTGATGTCAAAGAAGAGTACCCATTATTGCGGGATTCGTATAACAACACCAAACCCACACAGGACGAAAATGCTAGTGTCGAGGACCGTCAGACATCACCACAATCTTTACATTTATCCAACAGCATCAAGGCTACAGATGTCGCCGCAGACCTGAGTGCAAcatctttgtcacgtgacaacattcAGCATAAAGAGGAGTCACCTCATACAACTAGTCATTCATCTGCACCTGACGACACAGTAGCATTAACACTGAAGCCAGCTATTGCGACTAATCCTCCCCACCTCAAATTGGACAGCCGAGTCGTTAGGAATGACAGTCGCCCTTTGCCAGGTTCTTCAGTAATTGACAATAAAGAGTCCgagaatgataataaaatagacCACCCTTCTCCGACATTCATACCATACCCTCTTGATGAAGAGGGTAAAGATAATAGTGTAAGAACTTTAAAAGACGTTCGTAACTATTGGAAAAACTACCAACACAGACCACCAACAGCTAGCGCCATGTCAGAAGAAAtgcaagaagaaatgaagaaaataaaggcgCAGTTTGCAGCACGAACTAAAAAAGGCATGGAAGGAACAGAGGAGAGAAAAGACGATATAGCAGGGATCAAcgtaaaaggaaaagaaaatagtaaagcAGATTCAGAAGCAATAACCAATGAAGATACAAAGGGGAAgttaacacataaaaataaggaagacatggacggaaagaaagagagagaagatgagaaagCAAACgttgaaatggaagaaaaagaaattatggaAATAAAGTTAGGGACAGAAGAAAAGTCAATACAGAAACAAGAGCAAATTGAAGAAACGATGGCGGCAAAGGTTgagcaagaagacaaagaggaatcaaagaGGGAAGAGGAGCATGCTCAAGAAATGGAAGCAGAGGCAGTGACAGAAAAAACAGCAGACACGAGAGCAGAAACATTCAAAACTAGTAAAGAACCAGAGAAAAAAGTCAGTAACGAAAACGATGACTACAAGACCGCctttgatgacgatgatgccGATAGAAGTAGAAATGATGaaggtgttgttgatgttgataagCTGGATGGTGCAAGGTCCACTGGGCAGAGCTTAGTCTACACCGACCTGTCTAACCCTGAACACTCCCAGGAATGTTCTGAAGgcgaaaagaaacaaacaattagCAGTAGACTAAATGACTCACCCAATACATTAAGAAAAGATGAGGATGACAACAGTCCGGACGTGTAGGGGACAAAAAGTTCACACGTTTGATGAGGTCACACAGTCCATCGTGAGGGGAGCTAGGGATGTGTCCAGCACAGTGTTACATGAGAGAGAAGTCTGACAAACTGTACAAAGCCTGAACCACACACAGGTTTGTTGTATTCTGACAAGATTCCTGTCCAGGTGTCCAGTATGTTGACCTTAGTTTCTTATCCCCGTGACGAGCGGGGAGCTGAAACAGAAACTTGTGTGGATAGAAGTATATCTTTTTATGTCAGAATGTGCTTTAAATGTGAAGAACACCAGTGCTGACAGAACTGAATGACATCCGGGAGCTATTGTATGAAGAGGACCATGTGCAGTGGATGTAACATAGACAAAGACATGTACATCGCTCCATCAGTGAGACTGGAGATGTCAGTGAGAATGTGAACCAAGggacagaaggaaagagaagtaTTATAAACATACCAGagagtgaaagacagaaagcTGAGACTAAACACTCGCTCCAAGGCAAGTCTCCAGACACGAGCAATTTAAAGCTGAAGCCACTGAACAAGGACAAGACAGAAGAGTCTGTTCACAGCAAATACGAAGCTGCTTAAACTGAAGTGAACAGGAAGGTGGACTGAGCATCTCACATCTGTACGGATGTAAAGCGAGGTCTCTGCTTGCCGACACGAAGGGGAAAACCAGGTGTTCGAGAAGATGTACCTGAAGAACCCACTATGGACATATGATCTTAGAACATAAAAACCTGTGAAAGTAGGAAACACACTTGCCCGCTGGTGGGACACAGAAACTTCTCCTTGCAACAGTCACTGGGGGCAAGATGATGTGCTATTATGAGCTATTAAAACTGAGCTTCATGATACAATAATGAAAAGACTTCACGATAAGGAAGAAAATCgtcagaaatggaaaaaaaggtgATTACAATCATCTGATGACGATTGGTAAGGTAGCACCACCACTGGTGGCAGTCCTGCCGATGTTGATCTCGTGGATGGCGCAAGTATTTTTGACCCTCTCCTTTCATTTATATTCTTATCTATATATACTCTATATATCAAAGAGTACTGCGACAGGGGAAGCATGTAGCAGTATCTAGCCATCCGTCCTTTGACAGGGTTAATGAGTGTCACTAGTCACTCAAATGATAGTACAATGGGGTGGCACACAATTACAACTTCATGTGGTTAAGACCAGGGAACAAAAGGCAATAGCAGTTAACAAATGTGGAAGTCAGGACAGCAAGACAAACAGCAGATGGCAGGTAACTCTCCAGACTCTTTGACCATCTGTTCACAGCTGAAGTAAGTAGTTGAGGACAATATAGAAAGGACTGGTTAGAAGAGATTCCTTACAGACCAAGTAACGAGAACTGTTTATTGACAAGAGTGGATGGAAGTACACAGAGAAGGgagaagaaactgtttttacaGAGGCACTGAactaataaatacacaaatctgTCCTAAATCTTTGAGTGATGCTTTTGGAAGTAACATGGGGGATGAGAAGAAGACCAGTATAACATCTAACTTTTTTATCATCTTGTCTTCTGtgataaaaaatcttttctggcGACAAGTGGTATGATATAGCTGACAAGCCTGAAAACAGTCAAATTTAATCCACCTGTCACTGACTTtcagaaaacagaaggaaataCCTTTGAACGACGGATGTTAGCAGGTTTACATTGCCCCACCCACTGAACAGTAAAGTGTGATTCTCGTCTATTTGTTATTGTCACGGATCTAGTCATGACATGTAGtagttgtttacattgtttacatatgccaggcctgtgtgtgtgtaaaaaaagaacaagtgaaCGTGGAATATGAAATGGACGGTTGTGCTAAATAAAAGCCCGACTGCAGAGAGTAAAAAACTCACAGACAAATAAATGGGAGAGGGAGTCTGTCCCCAGCAGCGACTAGCAGTGTACATACAGCAATGTCATGTTTGTGAGGAACTTCACCTGTCCACACCTACAACGTCCACAGCGATAATTTCTGACAAGTGGAACTTCGCCTGTtaccaacaacaacagtttcGCTAAGTAGCTGTCCCACCATCACAAACGACGAAGATTTAATTTAATTCAAGGATTtaaccaaagaaaataaagttgttgGAATGTCTGTTAGATTGGTAAAGCCTCGTGACAGGCTCATGCAATTTTCTGTAACTTGTATGAAAGAAcctggaagtgtgtgtgtgattgtataCTTCGATAATGTGACAACATTCAACcaccaacttgtattacacacCCTGTGATTCAACGCACCCTGTGTAGTCGGCTAGTAATCACCAGACTAAACACTAATTAACTCTACTGATAGCCAAATGACCGTCAGTgaagtgaaaattaaaaaggtTTTTATAATCCTGTCACAAGCtaggtgtgtgttggagggaATGTGACGATCGTGGTTAATGATGAATGAATCAACTTCACTTTTAGAGATGAGCAGAGAAACAAGGAAAATTagtttttcctttgttttgtggtaacacacacacatctgtacaCTCACATACAACTAGATGCACACGCTCACACAGATGGACACAGGGTGACAGATACCCTGAAAAATGCATACAAAGTAGCATGCAACCGTTGGCCGTGAGATTCCTTGAGAAAAGATGATAAGTGAATATCATGTCCACTATTTATACATCAACAGTAAAAAGAATATTTCACCACTTATTCTCGCCTGTTCAAGCCAAAACATGTTAATAATGTCTCGTCAGGGTAATCCCAATACAAGCTTCGCCACAAATAAAACCACCTTACACCGACACCTTGGCTCGTCACCGGGTGTCCCCGCACAGGTAGACAGCTTCAGACTTTCCCAGAAAGAAGGCGACCTACATACACAGACAAATGTCTAGAGTATTTGCATCTGTGACCACAGCTTGACAAAAGGTAGTCGTGTGGAGGTTGTAGTCTTGTTTTGTGTTCTGATAATTTGAAGTTGTTGTTGACGACTGACACGATGTCACAGCAGGGAACTATGCTGAGTACCATAGTCTGTCTACTACCACTGTTTTCACACCTCCAACCTGGGACAGGTGAGACGACAGGTAGGTGAAGTCTTCAAGTCTAGTAATGTCGCTAATGGCCGCTACACATATCTGATCTCATCTCACACGAGTTCTATTTAATACCAGATAATGTTGAAGGGGTAGAGTAGGTGGAGTCTAGCATCGCTAGAAAGATGTACAACCGACTTGAGAGAGTCCAGTGTCCAGAACAGCCCGTACTTTAAGACAGAAGGAAGTTCAGTTCCCACCTTTGTTAATCACCAAGCGTCTAGAGAGAGTTATTAAAGTCAGCAGTGTAAACTATTTCACTTGTGATGCTGAAAACGGCACAAATAAAATTAGTGATGGGCTACACAAACTATCGGTATTAGGTTTGAGAA
Protein-coding regions in this window:
- the LOC112571967 gene encoding protein IWS1 homolog isoform X1; the protein is MSHQGTMLSTIVCLLPLFSHLQPATGETTGELLQSVGSRTQKENYDEIVCTFNVKVSLSRVDFVDKTGSEVFAIVDCGTSCNVLSSYQDVLRIVSPEKTISGDRFVFNASHSDRTNGTYTCHGITAPQVVYPTPSGTGDGDGHGDGYSDESQMTSGSPPETDEVSHNAGGGSNGLLALIIIPILLVLGAVLFLHWCGVIQIPGLPKTRGEPRDLRHIQGNRLQPVTGCWERTRGLWQSTGEDNEDPFERLESNREQDEEACVEAKELLGHNEEKLSLHQDKKSFEAEGNDGSKEEHPLLQDVCNNTKHTQDDNASVGDSQTSLQSLHRESNNDQDEEASLEAEALLSQNEDKMSLHLGVAPGKLKSDLSYPTEESFESDRNYECKDNEMSDVKEEYPLLRDSYNNTKPTQDENASVEDRQTSPQSLHLSNSIKATDVAADLSATSLSRDNIQHKEESPHTTSHSSAPDDTVALTLKPAIATNPPHLKLDSRVVRNDSRPLPGSSVIDNKESENDNKIDHPSPTFIPYPLDEEGKDNSVRTLKDVRNYWKNYQHRPPTASAMSEEMQEEMKKIKAQFAARTKKGMEGTEERKDDIAGINVKGKENSKADSEAITNEDTKGKLTHKNKEDMDGKKEREDEKANVEMEEKEIMEIKLGTEEKSIQKQEQIEETMAAKVEQEDKEESKREEEHAQEMEAEAVTEKTADTRAETFKTSKEPEKKVSNENDDYKTAFDDDDADRSRNDEGVVDVDKLDGARSTGQSLVYTDLSNPEHSQECSEGEKKQTISSRLNDSPNTLRKDEDDNSPDV
- the LOC112571967 gene encoding protein IWS1 homolog isoform X2; the encoded protein is MSHQGTMLSTIVCLLPLFSHLQPATGETTELLQSVGSRTQKENYDEIVCTFNVKVSLSRVDFVDKTGSEVFAIVDCGTSCNVLSSYQDVLRIVSPEKTISGDRFVFNASHSDRTNGTYTCHGITAPQVVYPTPSGTGDGDGHGDGYSDESQMTSGSPPETDEVSHNAGGGSNGLLALIIIPILLVLGAVLFLHWCGVIQIPGLPKTRGEPRDLRHIQGNRLQPVTGCWERTRGLWQSTGEDNEDPFERLESNREQDEEACVEAKELLGHNEEKLSLHQDKKSFEAEGNDGSKEEHPLLQDVCNNTKHTQDDNASVGDSQTSLQSLHRESNNDQDEEASLEAEALLSQNEDKMSLHLGVAPGKLKSDLSYPTEESFESDRNYECKDNEMSDVKEEYPLLRDSYNNTKPTQDENASVEDRQTSPQSLHLSNSIKATDVAADLSATSLSRDNIQHKEESPHTTSHSSAPDDTVALTLKPAIATNPPHLKLDSRVVRNDSRPLPGSSVIDNKESENDNKIDHPSPTFIPYPLDEEGKDNSVRTLKDVRNYWKNYQHRPPTASAMSEEMQEEMKKIKAQFAARTKKGMEGTEERKDDIAGINVKGKENSKADSEAITNEDTKGKLTHKNKEDMDGKKEREDEKANVEMEEKEIMEIKLGTEEKSIQKQEQIEETMAAKVEQEDKEESKREEEHAQEMEAEAVTEKTADTRAETFKTSKEPEKKVSNENDDYKTAFDDDDADRSRNDEGVVDVDKLDGARSTGQSLVYTDLSNPEHSQECSEGEKKQTISSRLNDSPNTLRKDEDDNSPDV